A part of Neodiprion pinetum isolate iyNeoPine1 chromosome 4, iyNeoPine1.2, whole genome shotgun sequence genomic DNA contains:
- the LOC124217569 gene encoding broad-complex core protein isoforms 1/2/3/4/5: protein MESGNNLPDVDNYLCGDHQQFCVSWTSHQSNMHNAFPKLLSSEQFVDVTLACDGGSIKCHKVVLSACSDYLERLLLDIPCTHPIIFLRDMRMWELQALVEFMYRGEVYVAQQQLTKLMQAAEALQVRGLSNQGKDNPDLNAESSSQQSNNLETPTIPTKQITIDNIKIEDTPMMAANNANLLECTPTIGSLQVTPTAAPSATQNSQNSVNMEHTEALHHLEKALSACEATLTETPGLVKMEPDEQFNHDQKPYTISMVRATNCTPGSPFPAIEGYQRRQRRSEEELKQASDMVARGMTFQVASEKYNIPISTIRFYMVRKGILQRRKRGRGSNSLGMNSQPGSPASPPFHMMNYRLPESLNTSLP from the exons ATGGAATCCGGAAACAATTTACCTGATGTGGATAATTACCTTTGTGGTGATCATCAGCAATTTTGCGTGTCATGGACTTCCCACCAGTCTAACATGCATAATGCATTTCCAAAATTGTTGAGCTCCGAACAGTTTGTTGACGTCACGTTGGCCTGTGACGGCGGCTCTATAAAATGTCACAAGGTTGTACTATCTGCCTGTAGCGATTATCTAGAGCGACTGCTTCTGGATATTCCCTGCACTCatccaataatttttcttcgcgACATGAGAATGTGGGAACTTCAGGCGCTCGTTGAATTTATGTACCGTGGAGAGGTTTATGTCGCACAACAGCAATTGACAAAGCTGATGCAAGCTGCCGAAGCTTTACAG GTACGCGGTCTATCGAATCAAGGAAAAGACAACCCGGACCTGAATGCTGAATCCAGTTCCCAACAATCAAATAATCTTGAGACGCCAACAATTCCGacaaaacaaataacaatCGACAATATCAAAATTGAAGATACACCGATGATGGCTGCAAATAATGCCAATCTTCTCGAGTGCACCCCGACAATTGGATCTCTTCAAGTGACTCCTACTGCAGCACCCAGCGCAACTCAGAACTCTCAGAATTCTGTTAACATGGAACACACAGAGGCACTTCACCACTTGGAAAAAGCATTGAGTGCTTGCGAAGCAACTCTCACCGAGACTCCGGGACTGGTGAAGATGGAGCCGGATGAACAATTCAACCATGATCAGAAACCATACACTATTAGCATGGTCCGTGCTACTAACTGCACACCGGGCAGCCCGTTTCCAGCAATTGAAg GCTACCAAAGACGACAGCGCCGTTCCGAAGAAGAACTGAAACAAGCTTCCGACATGGTCGCACGTGGTATGACGTTCCAAGTTGCTTCAGAAAAATATAACATCCCAATTAGTACAATCCGTTTTTACATGGTACGCAAGGGAATCTTACAGAGGAGGAAACGTGGACGCGGATCCAATAGTCTTGGAATGAACAGTCAACCAGGTAGTCCTGCGAGCCCACCGTTTCACATGATGAACTACCGATTGCCGGAGAGTCTGAACACCAGTTTACCTTAG